In Kwoniella dejecticola CBS 10117 chromosome 6, complete sequence, a genomic segment contains:
- a CDS encoding acyl carrier protein: MYRTLPLLRSALPSLRLRATPTIAKSLRVQPQPTTVAFQYRGYAAAAGLSKDDITSRVLDVLKSFEKVDGTKLTPGASFTSDLGLDSLDAVEVVMAIEEEFAIEIPDAEADEITTVQKAIDYVSNVSNPSIVPVHAPAYANSYNVYLDRNRTVPRR; encoded by the exons ATGTACAGAACACTCCCGTTACTCCGATCCGCCCTCCCTTCCCTCCGACTCCGAGCAACTCCCACCATCGCCAAATCACTGCGAGTGCAACCCCAACCCACCACCGTTGCCTTCCAATATAGGGGTTACGCCGCTGCTGCCGGATTAAGTAAAGATGATATCACCTCTAGAGTCTTGGACGTCTTGAAGAGCTTCGAGAAGGTAGACGGTACGAAG CTCACACCAGGAGCCTCGTTCACCTCGGATCTCGGACTTGACTCGCTCGATGCCGTCGAGGTAGTCATGGCCATCGAGGAGGAATTCGCAATTGAGATCCCTGATGCTGAGGCCGACGAAATCACCACGGTCCAAAAAG CTATCGACTACGTTTCCAACGTGAGCAACCCTTCCATCGTACCAGTCCATGCCCCTGCTTATGCTAATTCTTACAACGTCTATCTCGATCGGAATCGGACAGTCCccagaaggtga
- a CDS encoding mitochondrial 54S ribosomal protein bL17m, translating into MKHGISQRKLGRMPAHRIALLRNLVSALLHHETIKTTLPKAKEAAKMAEKIITLGKKGTDPAKSKAMAYLMPPHNSPTPSSNASSSSSSSAFDPETFVAPKSLLPKLFNDLSARYVDRPGGYTRILKFGRRQGDNAPHAIVTLVDGPRDVKLEMLARTVGKEGLDLVESSGSVDTLSEGWEGLRPKTKHQVERALKYKSPDQVKEFKAKAKEFADYLQAEEAAYGGLRKPDINPETPKYRRPGLITPKSGKILRAGERLSGVSTHTTGLGLARGALARSPRGRQSVDKTPRFWGQARLPQGVSAEIA; encoded by the exons ATGAAGCACGGAATAAGTCAGAGGAAGCTGGGTCGTATGCCCGCCCATAGGATCGCTTTATTGAG AAACCTCGTATCCGCTTTATTGCACCATGAAACCATAAAAACCACTCTGCccaaagcgaaagaagctgcaAAGATGGCCGAGAAG ATCATCACACTCGGAAAGAAAGGTACTGATCCCGCCAAGAGCAAAGCCATGGCCTATTTGATG CCGCCCCACAACTCCCCGACACCCTCTTCAAAcgcgtcttcctcgtcgtcttcctcagCATTCGACCCAGAGACCTTCGTCGCCCCTAAATCACTACTACCTAAACTATTCAACGACCTCTCGGCACGATACGTTGATCGACCCGGAGGTTATACACGTATACTGAAATTCGGACGGAGGCAAGGCGACAATGCCCCGCATGCTATCGTTACACTAGTTGACGGACCTCGGGATGTCAAATTGGAGATGTTAGCTCGGACAGTCGGAAAAGAGGGTCTCGATCTAGTCGAGTCGTCTGGCAGTGTCGATACCTTatctgaaggatgggaagggttGAGACCGAAAACGAAACATCAAGTGGAAAGAGCATTGAAGTATAAGAGCCCGGATCAAGTTAAGGAGTTTAAAGCTAAGGCTAAGGAGTTTGCGGATTACTtgcaagctgaagaagcggcGTACGGGGGTCTGAGGAAGCCGGATATCAATCCGGAGACACCGAAATATAGGAGACCAGG CTTGATCACCCCTAAATCTGGGAAAATATTACGGGCAGGAGAGAGATTATCGGGAGTATCAACGCATACGACCGGACTAGGACTAGCTAGAGGAGCCTTAGCGCGATCTCCTAGGGGTAGACAGAGTGTAGATAAGACGCCCAGGTTTTGGGGGCAAGCAAGATTGCCACAGGGTGTGTCTGCTGAGATAGCGTAG